The proteins below are encoded in one region of Candidatus Goldiibacteriota bacterium:
- a CDS encoding CIA30 family protein, with product MGIKKMLTVLAAMFFSVIVYSAPVTVDMGVTVNTNTCDTINWTDSQGLPRSAGIVKALGNPHGYKGGYLSKFTYMDGASAVNINESNPAGDLSGLGFMINHVIYLKSGYSGRGWINSKQDGFNPTTTLLYKGDNHAIYETEMDIYGDDADHAKGSFKAKWIYMVRTGNDYIVDSIAYDFSSQPAGTWGHDIRSPYCEINWTGTGASNTLTESIDGIEFSATDSSAASWIFKTTGSSPFSSGYTYNTPGKGVPYTLQWKDTPDREVGYVSTLDFTQQAAAGGFISAPVNIGSTSATMPPNWGVNYQANGFQNWYGDKMTWQLPYGAAGGESSQDGTVHKSTVPDWTWRKDWPAYPTNGFTLLIHTGKKTDDNVRKLVTESSDIHSLVNPLTASTGSVVTAGKMNLYSTAGSYTLKPAGYNHIYHAWEANCASDSAVLSLALGAKSLKNQTFIFNNYTGSALPLISVNGSTLSDGTDMYCSLDDANDKLYVTFNRVFTGTTSIELGGVSVTATFTNTATLSGPTFTPTVTNTPGGAVEDCVNINIDRSQVPSMAFMKKLTLKVHVGNCDSVKVYCDSVEIPSSYDSSSDICMFTAEGNDIQIVRTNYSGGALDTVTKAVLYDDKKWAYSFTFDDGRPSTHDVALPIFEAKGFRGGVALNTSQNPATTDSYGMSWLKLDTLYSKGWSFFDHNYSHQAVTCDNISTETLPVKQAIEARWPGYLCTHFVYPYVNTTNWTCIRDSGLMLSAENFTGNNYADIMPPNPFIINRNAFMKDTTAASYNAMADSAASDTRPRWLIYFTHAVEAGSTVPGDYDTNETVLSDHINYVYNTYGAGGLDNMWFAPSDEVMHYIVTREKAVVSFVGSGTCGAIVTATPSNTATYTATATPTSSEVCVFDNLDDGDSGNSFGGFWYSYASGDPDYPGETYIAPASGAASCPPSAGGALSTAYAMRMTGTVGAVNAPDYPCIGLGTQLSSDAGTPVFDETDISSCTGIRFYVKGDGKSYYIKVPYTNSAGATLTGYDDYKYVFNAPVSWTQFSVPFTSFAQAGWGTAADLVTVLTHAKEFQWQTNFNGTAGTPAAAELWVDEVELIGCAVCPAAPAVTSTMTPTATQTYTNTSTHTSTYTFTQTNTFTDTITPGGPTFTFTETFTDTGTYTATYTSTQTPANTDTATSTYTDTPTNTYTNTQTNTATAVLTLTFTATNTFTYTSTFTGTNTPLNTATYTRTNTPLNTATYTLSATHTHTATGIAFTFTPTLTYYVPATATYTPDVSDQLEIQDVFVYPCPVNADEGEDINIRFNASRAYRELDIKIYTVSSRLIKSVTTGPGNAGLNTVKIPNRVIKSLASGAYYYVINSEDNKKAGKIDKIIVMRR from the coding sequence ATGGGTATAAAAAAGATGCTTACTGTACTTGCGGCCATGTTTTTTTCGGTTATTGTGTATTCGGCACCTGTTACTGTGGATATGGGGGTGACAGTTAATACAAATACCTGTGATACCATAAACTGGACAGATTCTCAGGGCCTGCCAAGGTCAGCCGGCATTGTAAAGGCCTTGGGCAATCCGCATGGTTATAAAGGAGGTTATCTTTCAAAATTTACATATATGGACGGCGCATCTGCCGTAAATATAAATGAAAGTAATCCTGCCGGAGACCTGTCGGGCCTTGGTTTCATGATAAACCATGTTATATACCTTAAAAGCGGCTATTCGGGCCGCGGCTGGATAAATTCAAAACAAGACGGATTTAACCCCACAACAACTTTACTTTATAAAGGGGATAATCACGCCATTTATGAAACAGAGATGGATATATATGGGGATGACGCAGACCATGCCAAGGGTTCTTTTAAGGCGAAGTGGATATATATGGTAAGGACAGGCAATGATTATATAGTGGATTCTATCGCCTATGATTTTTCATCACAGCCGGCCGGCACATGGGGTCATGATATACGGTCGCCTTACTGCGAAATAAACTGGACAGGGACAGGCGCGTCAAACACGCTTACAGAGAGCATAGACGGAATAGAATTCAGCGCCACAGACAGCAGCGCGGCAAGCTGGATATTTAAAACAACAGGTTCATCTCCTTTTTCATCCGGATATACATATAATACTCCGGGAAAAGGCGTGCCTTACACTCTGCAATGGAAAGACACACCGGACAGGGAAGTAGGGTACGTATCAACGCTGGATTTTACACAGCAGGCGGCAGCGGGCGGTTTTATTTCCGCGCCTGTTAATATAGGAAGCACATCTGCAACAATGCCGCCCAACTGGGGCGTTAATTATCAGGCTAACGGGTTTCAGAACTGGTACGGCGATAAAATGACATGGCAGCTTCCGTACGGCGCGGCAGGCGGGGAATCAAGCCAGGACGGCACGGTCCATAAATCAACTGTCCCTGACTGGACATGGAGAAAAGACTGGCCGGCTTATCCCACAAACGGGTTTACTCTGTTGATTCATACAGGCAAGAAAACAGACGATAACGTAAGAAAACTTGTGACAGAATCATCGGATATACACTCGCTTGTTAATCCGCTGACGGCTTCAACAGGCAGTGTTGTTACAGCCGGAAAAATGAACCTTTACAGCACAGCGGGAAGCTATACATTAAAACCGGCCGGGTATAACCATATATATCACGCATGGGAAGCAAACTGCGCGTCAGACAGCGCGGTTTTAAGCTTGGCGCTTGGCGCTAAAAGCCTTAAAAATCAGACATTCATATTTAATAATTATACGGGTTCCGCCCTGCCTTTAATAAGCGTAAACGGTTCAACTTTGTCGGACGGAACTGATATGTACTGTTCGCTTGATGACGCAAATGACAAATTATACGTTACTTTTAACAGGGTGTTTACCGGAACCACATCAATTGAACTTGGCGGCGTTTCTGTTACCGCGACATTTACAAACACAGCCACGCTGTCAGGGCCGACATTCACTCCGACTGTTACAAACACGCCCGGAGGCGCTGTTGAGGACTGCGTGAATATAAACATAGACCGCTCGCAGGTGCCTTCTATGGCGTTCATGAAAAAACTTACCTTAAAGGTGCATGTGGGCAACTGCGATTCCGTGAAGGTGTACTGCGATTCTGTGGAGATTCCTTCTTCCTATGACAGTTCATCTGATATCTGCATGTTCACGGCTGAAGGAAATGATATTCAGATTGTAAGGACAAATTATTCGGGCGGCGCCCTTGATACTGTAACCAAGGCTGTCCTTTATGATGATAAAAAGTGGGCGTATTCTTTCACTTTTGATGACGGCAGGCCGTCAACCCATGACGTTGCTCTTCCGATATTTGAAGCAAAAGGTTTCAGGGGCGGCGTTGCGCTTAATACTTCGCAGAATCCCGCAACCACAGACAGCTATGGTATGAGCTGGCTGAAACTTGACACTCTGTATTCAAAAGGCTGGAGCTTTTTTGACCATAATTATTCGCATCAGGCTGTAACATGCGACAACATAAGCACCGAAACGCTTCCTGTTAAGCAGGCGATTGAAGCAAGGTGGCCCGGGTACTTGTGCACGCATTTTGTTTATCCGTATGTTAATACAACTAACTGGACATGCATACGGGATTCGGGCCTGATGCTTTCTGCCGAAAATTTTACGGGTAATAATTACGCGGATATTATGCCGCCTAATCCTTTTATTATAAACAGGAATGCTTTTATGAAAGACACAACCGCGGCTTCTTATAATGCAATGGCGGATAGTGCGGCGTCCGACACAAGGCCAAGATGGCTTATTTATTTTACGCATGCGGTGGAAGCCGGCAGTACAGTGCCGGGTGATTATGACACAAATGAAACGGTTTTGTCTGACCATATTAATTATGTGTACAACACATACGGAGCCGGCGGCCTTGACAATATGTGGTTCGCCCCGTCTGATGAAGTTATGCATTATATAGTGACAAGGGAAAAAGCCGTGGTAAGTTTTGTTGGTTCGGGAACATGCGGAGCAATTGTGACCGCAACGCCTTCAAATACAGCAACATATACCGCAACTGCGACGCCCACGTCAAGCGAAGTATGTGTGTTTGACAATCTTGATGACGGAGATTCGGGAAACAGTTTCGGAGGTTTTTGGTATTCTTATGCTTCCGGCGACCCGGATTATCCCGGTGAAACATATATTGCGCCTGCGTCCGGAGCAGCTTCCTGCCCGCCTTCTGCCGGCGGCGCTTTATCAACCGCATATGCCATGAGAATGACAGGCACAGTCGGCGCGGTTAACGCGCCTGATTATCCTTGTATTGGCCTTGGGACGCAGCTTTCTTCGGATGCCGGAACGCCTGTCTTTGATGAAACAGACATAAGTTCATGCACGGGGATAAGGTTTTATGTAAAAGGCGACGGGAAATCCTATTATATAAAGGTACCCTATACAAATTCCGCCGGCGCAACCCTTACAGGTTATGATGATTATAAGTATGTCTTTAATGCCCCTGTTTCGTGGACGCAGTTTAGTGTTCCTTTTACAAGTTTTGCACAGGCCGGCTGGGGAACAGCCGCGGATTTAGTGACTGTATTAACGCATGCAAAAGAATTTCAGTGGCAGACTAATTTTAACGGGACAGCAGGGACTCCTGCTGCGGCAGAACTATGGGTGGATGAAGTAGAGCTTATTGGATGCGCTGTGTGCCCTGCCGCGCCTGCCGTGACTTCAACAATGACACCCACTGCCACGCAGACTTATACAAACACTTCAACACACACAAGCACGTATACATTTACACAAACCAATACATTTACTGACACAATAACACCGGGCGGCCCCACGTTTACTTTTACGGAAACGTTTACGGATACCGGCACATATACCGCAACTTATACAAGCACGCAGACTCCGGCAAATACGGATACAGCAACATCAACTTATACGGACACACCAACCAATACATATACAAACACGCAGACAAATACGGCAACCGCTGTTTTAACTCTGACTTTTACGGCCACGAATACGTTTACTTACACATCTACATTTACAGGAACAAACACGCCGTTAAACACCGCAACATACACAAGGACAAACACTCCCTTAAATACCGCAACTTACACGTTAAGCGCCACGCATACACATACCGCAACGGGTATAGCGTTTACTTTTACCCCGACCCTGACTTACTATGTTCCTGCAACCGCAACGTATACGCCTGATGTATCGGATCAGCTTGAAATTCAGGATGTTTTTGTTTATCCGTGCCCTGTAAACGCGGATGAAGGAGAAGACATTAATATCAGGTTTAACGCCAGCAGGGCATACAGGGAGCTGGATATTAAAATATATACTGTAAGTTCCAGGCTGATAAAGTCAGTTACAACAGGCCCGGGAAACGCGGGATTAAATACGGTTAAAATTCCGAATCGTGTAATTAAAAGCCTTGCTTCCGGCGCTTATTATTACGTGATTAATTCCGAAGATAATAAAAAAGCGGGTAAAATAGATAAGATTATCGTGATGAGAAGGTAA
- a CDS encoding copper-translocating P-type ATPase codes for MQEKEFRIKGMHCASCVSVIERSVKKQNGVESISVNLALENASVKYDPSLIGEKEIEKVIESRGYKVIKDSDKRDARKEAFFKFIFAVVFTFPVFILSMFIAAGTIPFQPYIIWLLATPVQFVTGFEFYKKTFDALKSFSASMDTLVALGTSAAYFYSVYLILSGHGHHLYFETSCVLITVILLGRYLEAAAKKKAADSIQKLIDFAPKTAVVIRNGREEIIITNEIEKGDIIILKPGDKAAVDGIITQGESSIDESIVTGEAMPAAKKPGDKVMAGSINKEGTLQFRAEKVGLETTLGRMIVLVERAQSSKPPVQKLADTVSSYFVPAVILIALITFITWMVSGNPFDAALSAAVAVLVVACPCALGLATPAAVIVASGLAAKSGILVRDASALELAGKAKNVVFDKTGTITEGKPVITELDAFADNQIKKEDVINIFYSLEKNSGHPLALAIVENIEGKITGNSNLKAENFKNFPGRGVEGVINGRKYYIGNMRFIEEAGADTDGCADKIMEMEQSGKTLMILSDGKNCLGFAAAQDLVKKDSSQAVALLKEMGITVHMVTGDNERTAAAAGRQTGIENITAAVLPEGKIKAVEKLKSDGIVIFAGDGINDAPALASADVGAAFASGADIASEAGNVVLMKNSPLDVVKLIQISRLTVKKVKQNLFWAFIYNIVGIPVAAMGLLNPMIAGTAMAFSSVSVLLNSLSMQRSQRKKMRG; via the coding sequence ATGCAGGAAAAAGAATTCAGAATTAAGGGGATGCACTGCGCAAGCTGTGTAAGCGTTATAGAGCGCTCTGTTAAAAAACAAAACGGCGTGGAAAGTATTTCTGTCAACCTTGCGCTTGAAAACGCCTCTGTAAAGTATGACCCGTCACTTATAGGAGAGAAAGAGATAGAAAAAGTAATAGAATCGCGCGGATATAAAGTGATAAAAGACAGTGATAAAAGGGATGCGCGAAAAGAAGCGTTTTTTAAATTCATATTCGCCGTGGTGTTTACCTTCCCGGTCTTCATATTAAGCATGTTTATTGCCGCCGGAACCATACCTTTTCAGCCTTATATCATCTGGCTGCTTGCCACGCCCGTACAGTTTGTAACGGGGTTTGAATTTTACAAAAAAACATTTGACGCGTTAAAAAGTTTTTCCGCGTCCATGGACACGCTTGTCGCGCTTGGCACAAGCGCCGCGTATTTTTACAGCGTATACCTGATACTTTCCGGACACGGGCACCATCTGTATTTTGAAACGTCGTGCGTGCTTATAACCGTGATACTGCTTGGCAGATATCTGGAAGCGGCTGCCAAAAAAAAGGCCGCGGATTCAATACAGAAACTTATAGACTTTGCCCCTAAAACAGCTGTGGTCATAAGAAACGGCAGAGAGGAAATAATAATCACAAATGAAATAGAAAAAGGGGATATTATAATTTTAAAACCCGGCGATAAAGCCGCGGTGGACGGCATTATCACGCAGGGAGAGTCATCAATAGATGAAAGCATAGTAACGGGCGAGGCAATGCCCGCGGCGAAAAAGCCGGGGGATAAGGTCATGGCGGGCTCTATTAATAAGGAAGGAACACTTCAGTTTCGCGCGGAAAAGGTGGGGCTGGAAACCACGCTTGGGCGGATGATTGTGCTTGTGGAACGCGCCCAGTCTTCCAAACCGCCTGTTCAGAAACTGGCTGATACGGTATCTTCATATTTTGTGCCTGCGGTAATATTAATCGCGTTAATTACTTTTATTACATGGATGGTATCGGGCAATCCTTTTGATGCCGCTCTCTCGGCGGCTGTGGCTGTGCTGGTTGTGGCGTGCCCGTGCGCGCTTGGCCTTGCAACTCCCGCCGCTGTTATTGTGGCATCCGGCCTTGCGGCAAAATCCGGGATACTGGTCAGGGACGCATCCGCGCTTGAACTTGCCGGAAAGGCAAAAAATGTGGTCTTTGATAAAACAGGCACCATTACAGAGGGCAAACCTGTTATTACGGAGCTGGATGCGTTTGCGGATAATCAGATTAAGAAAGAAGATGTCATAAACATATTTTATTCTCTGGAAAAAAATTCCGGACACCCGCTTGCTTTGGCTATTGTGGAAAATATTGAAGGTAAAATAACGGGTAATTCAAATTTAAAGGCGGAAAACTTTAAGAATTTTCCCGGCAGGGGAGTGGAAGGTGTAATAAACGGCAGAAAATATTATATTGGTAACATGAGATTTATAGAAGAGGCAGGCGCGGATACTGACGGTTGTGCCGATAAAATAATGGAAATGGAACAGTCGGGCAAAACCCTTATGATACTGTCTGACGGAAAAAACTGCCTTGGGTTTGCTGCAGCGCAGGATTTGGTAAAAAAAGATTCATCCCAAGCGGTAGCGCTGTTAAAAGAAATGGGTATTACCGTGCATATGGTGACAGGGGATAATGAAAGGACAGCCGCTGCCGCCGGAAGGCAGACAGGAATAGAAAATATCACAGCCGCGGTTCTGCCCGAAGGCAAAATAAAAGCGGTGGAAAAATTAAAATCAGACGGCATTGTGATTTTCGCGGGTGACGGCATCAATGACGCGCCTGCACTTGCATCCGCGGACGTGGGCGCGGCGTTTGCGTCAGGCGCGGACATAGCGTCAGAGGCCGGCAATGTGGTGCTTATGAAAAACAGCCCGCTTGACGTGGTAAAACTTATTCAGATAAGCCGCCTTACGGTAAAAAAAGTAAAGCAGAATCTGTTCTGGGCTTTCATATATAACATTGTTGGAATTCCCGTGGCTGCAATGGGGTTGTTAAACCCCATGATAGCGGGCACTGCCATGGCATTCAGTTCTGTTTCTGTTCTTTTAAATTCGCTGTCAATGCAGCGTTCACAGCGCAAAAAAATGCGCGGTTAA
- a CDS encoding LacI family DNA-binding transcriptional regulator, with amino-acid sequence MKRVTIKDIARELGLAYSTVSMAINDDKEISHKTKQKVKKAIEKMGYIPNQTARSLVKGKTHHISVVTPGLFSLYEMYIVRGIEEKMKKSRYDIILRSARYDWSEAQNEMIKVLHERSSDAVIIIGVKLLQEVINEYEKAKMPLIIIDAGASKKGCFLNIDNHECGRLAAERFIKLGKKKPAVLLGNTEYAFSQAERKKGFLSALSKKGIKSENVLISESPVYLPEDLKLSGYKGAEKMVKKGADCIYCASGDFTAMGVFKYCAEKGMKMPADISVIGTDDFDVADALEITTIRQPLIRMGERAFELAENYADMCSVENVDEYFAPEIILRKT; translated from the coding sequence ATGAAAAGGGTGACTATAAAGGATATTGCAAGGGAGCTGGGCCTTGCTTATTCAACTGTGTCAATGGCTATTAATGATGACAAAGAAATAAGCCATAAGACAAAACAGAAGGTAAAAAAAGCCATTGAAAAAATGGGTTATATTCCAAATCAGACCGCGCGCAGCCTTGTAAAAGGAAAAACGCATCATATATCTGTCGTAACTCCCGGGCTTTTTTCCCTTTATGAAATGTATATAGTGAGGGGCATTGAAGAAAAAATGAAAAAAAGCAGATATGACATAATATTAAGGTCTGCCAGATATGACTGGTCGGAAGCTCAGAACGAAATGATAAAGGTCCTGCATGAAAGGTCGTCGGATGCCGTAATTATAATAGGGGTCAAACTGCTTCAGGAAGTTATTAACGAATATGAAAAAGCAAAAATGCCGCTTATAATAATAGATGCCGGAGCGTCAAAAAAAGGCTGTTTTCTTAATATCGATAACCATGAATGCGGAAGGCTTGCCGCCGAACGTTTTATAAAATTGGGAAAGAAAAAGCCCGCGGTGCTTCTTGGAAATACGGAATATGCTTTTTCCCAGGCGGAAAGAAAAAAAGGTTTTTTATCGGCGCTTTCAAAAAAAGGCATTAAATCGGAGAACGTGCTTATAAGCGAAAGTCCGGTGTATCTTCCCGAAGATCTGAAGCTTTCCGGATATAAAGGCGCCGAAAAGATGGTAAAAAAAGGTGCGGACTGCATATATTGCGCAAGCGGGGATTTTACGGCGATGGGCGTTTTTAAGTATTGCGCGGAAAAAGGCATGAAAATGCCGGCAGATATATCAGTGATAGGCACTGATGATTTTGATGTTGCGGATGCCCTTGAAATAACCACAATAAGACAGCCGTTAATCAGGATGGGGGAAAGGGCGTTTGAACTTGCTGAAAATTACGCGGATATGTGTTCTGTAGAAAACGTTGATGAATATTTCGCGCCTGAAATTATTTTAAGAAAAACCTGA
- a CDS encoding response regulator: MGRKVIVMAEDEPVIREAVKETLEDNFELHMAENGKEVLELLKKVKPDVILLDVMMPVMGGLEACKIIKHDESTAKVPVIFLTAKGQINDVEKGFMAGADSYIVKPFTAGTLTQKLDTILSKVEARKKMYAEHNKSPEQ; the protein is encoded by the coding sequence ATGGGTAGAAAAGTCATTGTAATGGCGGAAGATGAACCGGTAATCAGGGAGGCGGTAAAGGAAACACTGGAAGATAACTTTGAACTGCACATGGCGGAGAACGGGAAAGAAGTGCTGGAACTTTTAAAAAAAGTAAAGCCTGACGTGATACTGCTGGATGTGATGATGCCGGTAATGGGCGGACTGGAAGCCTGTAAAATAATAAAACACGATGAAAGCACGGCAAAAGTGCCTGTTATCTTTCTTACCGCGAAAGGGCAGATAAACGATGTTGAAAAAGGATTTATGGCAGGCGCGGACAGTTATATAGTAAAGCCTTTTACTGCCGGAACGCTTACGCAGAAATTGGATACCATTCTTTCAAAGGTGGAAGCAAGAAAGAAGATGTATGCGGAGCATAATAAAAGCCCTGAGCAGTGA
- a CDS encoding DUF11 domain-containing protein, producing MDKTAFKTAVLGAVLFFMKAVSHLYGAVYTICPSGCDYVSIQAAYNGASTGDTLELRANLSENMTWTTAGKSCDITSQNGQRFTWDGADNSGATFVLNNITTSLPAWTISDIVMNHSSSSGGNVIELKGGGQVHPNVTIDNCVLMRTSTSTVNNNIIVNTSSWDTNTNDQVSLNRTEIIGSSYCNGLSFLQANGGGNTQYTYNLTNCIIRNFTGAMSAFYDDVPNQGLRIQALNCTFFNNYNVLRSSGDYRNTVGFIKNCFFLANTNDVSNLHAGMKPYFTYCAISGSGYGTGCQYNPALTEVIDASVTAPDLRLSSSSVKCLDLGTNSGAPAVDFDNNARPFNGVTDIGAFERRLNIPMIKSANPIKGTFGDTITFCIEYTNANSEAVSFNIWDTVPYAMDYVSCDSGCGVNYYGDIKVVYWVYTQLASGATGTVCFSAVIARYP from the coding sequence ATGGATAAAACCGCGTTTAAAACGGCTGTTTTAGGCGCGGTTTTATTCTTTATGAAAGCCGTTTCGCACCTTTACGGCGCAGTTTATACAATCTGCCCTTCGGGCTGCGATTATGTTTCAATACAGGCGGCATATAACGGAGCTTCAACCGGCGACACGCTGGAATTAAGGGCGAATCTGTCAGAGAACATGACATGGACAACCGCGGGCAAATCGTGCGATATTACATCCCAAAACGGACAGCGTTTTACCTGGGACGGCGCGGATAATTCCGGGGCAACTTTTGTTCTTAACAATATAACAACATCCCTGCCTGCCTGGACAATTTCCGATATTGTCATGAATCATTCAAGTTCAAGCGGAGGCAATGTTATAGAACTGAAAGGGGGAGGCCAGGTGCACCCCAATGTTACAATTGATAACTGTGTCCTGATGAGGACATCGACTTCAACGGTAAATAATAATATTATTGTGAACACTTCATCATGGGATACAAATACCAATGATCAGGTGTCCCTTAACAGGACCGAAATCATCGGCAGTTCATACTGTAACGGTTTAAGTTTTCTTCAGGCCAACGGCGGCGGAAACACTCAGTATACTTATAATCTTACAAACTGCATAATAAGAAACTTTACCGGCGCAATGAGCGCTTTTTATGATGATGTGCCGAATCAGGGGCTTAGGATTCAGGCTTTGAACTGCACCTTTTTTAATAACTATAATGTCCTGCGTTCATCAGGGGACTACAGAAACACTGTGGGGTTTATAAAAAACTGTTTTTTTCTTGCCAATACCAATGATGTTTCAAATCTTCACGCCGGCATGAAACCTTATTTTACCTATTGCGCGATTTCGGGCTCGGGATACGGTACAGGCTGCCAATATAACCCGGCTTTGACGGAAGTGATAGATGCTTCGGTGACAGCTCCTGATTTAAGGCTTTCATCCTCTTCGGTTAAATGCCTTGATTTGGGAACCAACTCCGGCGCGCCTGCTGTTGATTTTGACAATAACGCGCGGCCTTTTAACGGCGTCACTGATATCGGGGCTTTTGAAAGGCGACTTAATATACCAATGATAAAATCCGCTAATCCGATTAAAGGGACTTTTGGGGACACAATAACATTTTGTATTGAATATACAAATGCCAATAGCGAGGCTGTTTCGTTTAATATATGGGATACTGTGCCGTATGCCATGGATTACGTATCCTGCGATTCGGGTTGCGGGGTCAATTATTACGGCGACATAAAGGTTGTATACTGGGTTTACACCCAATTGGCATCCGGAGCAACCGGCACGGTTTGTTTTTCCGCCGTTATCGCCAGATATCCTTAA
- a CDS encoding DUF4190 domain-containing protein: protein MSRSRFAVFALVAGIISFLNLLGLEKALLAIFMGVFALKEVAAEGKGGKNFAIAGIVLGCVYIVTLTVIAIVKGPEILNMIKGS from the coding sequence ATGAGTAGAAGCAGATTCGCGGTATTTGCGTTAGTTGCGGGAATTATCTCTTTTTTAAACCTTTTAGGGCTGGAAAAAGCGCTTCTGGCAATTTTTATGGGAGTGTTCGCGTTAAAAGAAGTGGCGGCAGAAGGAAAAGGCGGAAAAAATTTTGCAATTGCGGGAATAGTGCTTGGTTGCGTGTACATTGTCACGCTTACGGTCATTGCAATTGTAAAAGGTCCGGAAATTTTAAATATGATAAAGGGGAGCTGA
- a CDS encoding heavy-metal-associated domain-containing protein has translation MDIKLKVQGMHCTGCEANINDALVELEGVIKVKADFKKGEVRVHFDEKKINLDKIKEAIEGAGYRTED, from the coding sequence ATGGACATAAAGCTTAAAGTACAGGGAATGCACTGCACAGGGTGCGAGGCAAATATAAACGACGCGCTGGTGGAACTGGAAGGGGTAATAAAAGTGAAGGCGGATTTTAAAAAGGGAGAAGTAAGGGTACACTTTGATGAAAAAAAGATAAATTTGGATAAGATAAAAGAAGCGATAGAGGGAGCAGGGTATAGAACAGAAGATTAG
- a CDS encoding rubredoxin has translation MEKWTCVVCGYVYDPAKGDPEHGIAPGTSFEQIPDDWTCPECGASKSDFEKNA, from the coding sequence ATGGAAAAATGGACATGTGTGGTTTGCGGTTATGTTTACGACCCGGCAAAGGGAGACCCTGAACACGGTATTGCCCCCGGAACTTCTTTTGAGCAGATTCCGGATGACTGGACCTGCCCGGAATGCGGAGCTTCCAAATCAGATTTTGAAAAGAACGCTTAA